The following proteins are encoded in a genomic region of Chryseobacterium cucumeris:
- a CDS encoding AraC family transcriptional regulator, translating into MEIKIQSSQTSDFSAEFTTENYSVFLWKGSGVFSVDGINYSYSGYNILFLSPYQKVKLVSESDENIHVLFFHGDYYCIEYHKKEVACNGLLFNNIYLNPSVELSEESYHYILELFNHIKKEEREKHPFSESIIKTYIQLILAIGSKQKSSIENSIISNEKLSNKNAAEFQKLLETYFKTEKELSFYSDKLNITNSTLSKAVKKEFSKTPNQLINERIILEAKKLLHLTYRSVKEIASELGFEDEFYFSRYFKKSVGCSPKNYREKVGISVVAKMSM; encoded by the coding sequence ATGGAAATAAAAATACAGTCTTCCCAAACCTCAGATTTTTCCGCAGAGTTCACAACTGAAAATTACAGCGTGTTTCTATGGAAAGGTTCCGGTGTTTTCTCAGTAGATGGTATTAATTATTCTTACAGCGGATACAATATTCTCTTTCTTTCTCCTTATCAAAAGGTGAAACTGGTTTCGGAATCTGATGAAAATATCCACGTGCTTTTCTTTCACGGAGATTATTACTGTATAGAATATCATAAAAAAGAAGTGGCTTGTAACGGACTTCTTTTCAATAATATTTATCTGAATCCGAGTGTTGAGCTTTCGGAAGAGAGTTATCATTATATTCTTGAGCTTTTTAATCATATTAAAAAAGAAGAACGTGAAAAGCATCCGTTTTCGGAATCCATTATCAAAACCTATATCCAGCTCATTCTTGCCATTGGAAGCAAACAGAAAAGCAGTATTGAAAACAGCATAATTTCTAATGAAAAGCTTTCTAATAAAAATGCTGCAGAATTTCAGAAACTTCTGGAAACGTATTTTAAAACAGAAAAAGAACTGTCATTTTACAGCGATAAACTGAACATTACCAATAGTACATTAAGCAAGGCAGTAAAGAAAGAATTCTCCAAAACACCCAATCAGCTTATCAATGAGAGAATTATTCTGGAAGCCAAAAAATTGTTGCATTTAACTTACAGATCTGTAAAGGAGATTGCTTCTGAACTGGGATTTGAAGATGAATTTTATTTCAGCAGGTATTTCAAAAAGTCAGTAGGCTGCTCTCCTAAAAATTACAGAGAAAAAGTGGGGATCTCCGTGGTGGCGAAAATGTCCATGTAA
- a CDS encoding DUF417 family protein → MKNSRLYHQLLQWDTYFFNFLRISIFIVMAWIGGLKAFHYEADGIVPFVANSPLMSFFYKNADHKVIQEDKKRVAEYTLYKNPEGKVVQKNINWHQENGTYAFSYGLGTMIVVIGVMVLLGIWFPKIGTIGGALTFLMSLVTLSFLVTTPEVYVPNLGGDYATPQYGFPYLSGAGRLVLKDIIMMAGGLVLFSDSLKKLVRQLDQ, encoded by the coding sequence ATGAAAAACAGCAGACTTTATCACCAATTATTACAATGGGATACGTACTTTTTCAATTTTCTTAGAATCTCAATTTTCATCGTTATGGCTTGGATTGGAGGCTTGAAAGCCTTTCATTATGAAGCTGATGGAATTGTTCCTTTCGTTGCCAACAGCCCTTTGATGAGTTTTTTCTACAAAAATGCAGACCATAAAGTTATTCAGGAAGATAAAAAACGGGTTGCAGAATACACTTTGTATAAAAATCCTGAAGGAAAAGTGGTTCAGAAAAATATTAACTGGCATCAGGAAAACGGAACATATGCCTTTTCCTACGGTTTAGGGACAATGATCGTTGTAATAGGAGTTATGGTATTACTGGGGATTTGGTTTCCTAAAATTGGAACAATTGGAGGTGCTTTAACATTTTTAATGTCATTGGTTACCCTGTCATTTCTGGTCACCACTCCTGAAGTATATGTACCGAATCTGGGGGGAGATTATGCAACTCCCCAGTATGGTTTTCCCTATCTGTCAGGAGCAGGACGTCTCGTATTGAAGGATATTATCATGATGGCCGGAGGGTTGGTATTATTTTCTGATAGCCTGAAGAAGCTGGTGAGACAATTGGACCAATAG